Below is a window of Pseudodesulfovibrio sp. 5S69 DNA.
TGGTCATGCTGGCCATGGGCTCGGCCATGATGGTCGTGTACCTGGCCCGCTGGGCCGGTTCCATGATGGGCACCCGCGAGCCGGGCGCCAAGGCCGAATCCCAGCCTCTGCTGACCCGGCTGCCGCTGATAACCCTGTGCCTCGGCGCGGTGCTCCTGTCCCTGGCCTCGCCGTGGATCTACAATTCCATGCTGGCCCCCTGGATCGGCTCGGCGCCCTTCGTGGTCGGCTTCGGCTCCCTGGAATCCGCGCACGGCACCTTCGTGGTCGTGCCCCTGTTCCTGGTGCTCGGGCTGGGCCTGCTCTACGCGGTCAAGGCCGCCTCGGGCTACCGCAGGGTCAAGATCATGCCGCCCTACGTGAGCGGGGCCAACTCCGCCTCCGGCGACGGCACCTACGTCGGTCCCATGAACGGCGACGTGCCGTTCTCCGCCGGCAACCTGTACCTGGGCGAGATGTTCGCTGAACCCAAGCTCACGCCCATCTTCAATGCACTGGCGGTCGCGCTGATCGTCCTTATGCTGGGAGGGGCGCTCTAATGGAAACACTCATTCTCGTCATCATCGGTCTTGTGGGCGCGCCGCTCGCGGGCGGCCTGATCGCCGGCCTGGACCGCCGGGTCACCGCCTGGTTCCAGTCCCGCCAGGGGCCCCCGATCATGCAGGCCTTCTATGACGTGGCCAAGCTCTTCGGCAAGGAGAAGATGGTCGTCAACCAGTGGCAGATCCTCTGCGCCTGGGTGTACCTCATCGCCGCGGCCGTGTCCGTGGCCCTGTTCTTCGCCCAGGGCGACCTGCTGCTTGTCTTCTTCGTGCAGGCCATCGGCGCGGTCTTCCTGGTCATGGGCGCCCTGTCCGCCAAGTCCCCGTACTCCCAGGTGGGCGCGCAGCGCGAGCTGTTGCAGATCCTGGCCTACGAGCCGATCCTCATCCTGGTCTTCGTGGGCTTCTACATGGTCACCGGCTCCTTCTCCATCCACGCCATCTGGGCGCAGGACATGCCGCTGCTGGCCAAGATGCCCCTGCTCTACCTGGCGCTGGGCTACGCCCTGACCATCAAGCTGCGCAAATCCCCGTTCGACTTCTCGACCTCCCATCACGGGCACCAGGAATTGGTCAAGGGCGTGCTCACCGAGTACTCCGGCCCCTACCTCGGCCTGATCGAGATGGCCCACTGGTACGAGACCGTCCTGGTGCTCGGCCTGTGCGCGCTCTTCTGGCACACCAACGTGGGCTGGATGGCGCTCTTGCTCGTGGCCACCTACATGCTCGAAATCCTGGTGGACAACACCATGGCGCGCATGACCTGGCGCTGGATGCTCAAGCGCGTCTGGCTGCTCGGCATGGGCATGTCCGTCGTTAACCTCATCTGGCTGTACGCGGGGTAAATCATGTTCGGATCATTCATCAAGAAATCTCGCGCCAAGTCACCGTGGATCATGCACTTCGACTGCGGTAGCTGCAACGGCTGCGATATCGAGGTCCTGGCCTGCCTGACCCCCCTCTACGACGTGGAGCGGTTCGGGATCATCAACGTCGGCAACCCCAAGCACGCCGACGTGCTCCTGGTCACCGGCACGGTCAACCACCGGAACAAGAAGGTGCTCAAGAACATCTACGATCAGATGCCCGAGCCCAAGGCCGTCATCGCCATCGGCGCGTGCGGCAACACCGGCGGCATCTTCCGCGAGGCCTACAACGTCGTGGGCGGCGTGGACAAGGTCATCCCCGTGGACGTCTACGTCCCCGGCTGTCCGGCCAAGCCCGAAGCCATCATCGACGGCGTCGTGGCCGGGCTCGCCAAGTTCGCCCAGAAAGTGGAAGAAGCCAAGTAGCTTCACGCGAGGTACATAATGCAAGGTAAAGTTATCGACGTGACCCTCGACACCGTTGTCGGCGAGGTCATGAACATGAAGAACGACGGGCAGAGGCTGGTCACGTTCTCCACCTATCAGGAGGGGGACAAGATCGGCATACTCTACCACTTCGACAAGAATCTGGAGACCACCCACCTGCGGCTTTTGGCCGACATGGACAAGCCCATTCCGAGCGTGTCCGGCGTCTACTTCGCCGCCCTGCTGGTGGAAAACGAAATCCGCGACCAGTGGAACGTCGAGTTCGACGGCCTGGTCCTCGACTTCAACCGCACGCTCTTGCTTGACCCCGAGGTCACCCAGGTACCCCTGGTGTCCAACGTCAAGATCGAGCCCAAGAAATAGGGGGCTGAAATGGCAACCACCGTTATACCCTTCGGCCCGCAGCATCCCGTCCTGCCCGAACCCGTCCACCTGACCCTCAAGGTCGAGGACGAGATCGTCAAGGAGGCCATCCCGGCCCTGGGCTACGTCCACCGCGGCCTGGAAAAGCTGGCCGACATCCGCGACTTCCATCAGATGATCAACGTCTGCGAGCGCGTCTGCGGCATCTGTTCCATGATCCACGGCACCTGTTACTCCGAGTCCATCGAGGAGCTCATGGGCATCGAGGTCACGGACCGCGCCAAGCTGCTGCGCGTCATCTGGAGCGAACTGCACCGCAGCCACTCCCACCTGCTCTGGCTGGGCCTGTTCGCCGACGCCTTCGGCTTCGAGTCCCTGTTCATGCAGTTTTGGAAGGTCCGCGAGCGGATCATGGACATCAACGAGGCCACCACCGGCAGCCGCGTCATCGTGTCCGTAAACGTCATCGGCGGCGTCCGCGCCGACCTCTCCCCGGAGCAGATCCGCTGGATCCTGTCCGAGATCGAGATCGTCGAGAAAGAGGTCAAGGCCATCCAGGACACCATCATGAACGACTACACCGTCAAGTCCCGCACCGTGGGCGTCGGCGTGATGACCAAGGAACAGGCCTGGGAACTCGGCGCGGCCGGTCCGACCCTGCGCGGTTCCGGCGTGGCCCAGGACATGCGCCAGCAGGGCTACGGCGGCTACTCGTTCCTGGACTTCGAGCCCGTGGTCGAGACCGCCGGCGACTGCTGGGCGCGCTCCACCGTGCGCTTCCGCGAAGTGCTCCAGTCCATCGATCTGGTCCGCCAGGCCATTGCCAAGCTGCCCGAGGGCGAGCTGGCCGTGAAGATCAAGGGCAACCCGCCCGAGGGCGAGGTCTACCACCGGGTGGAACAGCCGCGCGGCGAGTGCGTCTACTACATCCGCGGCAACGGCACCAAGAACCTCGACCGCCTGCGCATCCGCACGCCCACGTTCGCCAACATCCCGCCGCTCCTGGCCATGCTGCCGGAGTGCGAGTTGGCCGACGTGCCGGTCATCGTGCTGTCCATCGACCCGTGCATCAGCTGCACCGAACGCTAGGAGGACCGCATGCAGTTTACACCCACCGTCATCAAGAACCTGCTCAAGAAGCCCGCCACCCGGAAGTATCCCTATGAGGTGCGCGAGCCGTTCCCCATGTACCGCGGCGAGCTGGTCATCGACATCGACAGGTGCATCTTCTGCGGCATGTGCTCCCGCAAGTGTCCCAGCCAGTGCATCACCGTGGACAAGGCCGCCGGCACCTGGCAGTGCGACCCGCACGCCTGCGTCTACTGCGGCCTGTGCCGCGACCACTGCCCGACCAAGTGCCTGTCCATGAAGGACGTGCACCGCAAGCCGGTGACAGAGAAGGTCACCTGGATCGAACACGGCAACCCGCCCAAGCCCAAGGTCAAGGCCGCCCCCAAGGCCGAGGCCAAAGCCGAAGCCAAGCCCGGGAAAAAGGCCGACAAAAAGGACGGCAAGTAACCGTCTTTGCAATGTGAATAAAAAAGCCCCGCGCATGTTGTCGCGGGCTTTTTGCCTCGCGCCGGGGAAGGGGAGAAGGGAACCCTTTGAGAAAAGGGTTCCCTTCTCCTCCCCGGACTCCCATCCCTCATCCTTCCTAAACTTTTTGTATACGCTTTCGCGTGTGCGGCAGGGGCGGGAGAGAGTGCCTCTTACAAGAGCATGGTGGGAGAGCCGCTAGGTGGTGAGCCCGGCACGGCAGTAGTTCCCACGCGGGCCCCGCGAAGCGGTGCTAGAAGGCTTTGAAGGGAGTCCAGAGGGGAACCTTTCCGGAAGTTTCCCTCTGGCGGGTCCGGGGCAGCGCCCCGGCCGCCGGAGGCATTCTTTCCCTACAGCTTCTGGTCGATATCCGTGAAGCAGGGGATGCAGTAGGTCTTTCCGGCGAACCGGCGGGTGCGGGATTCCATGGTCATCTCGCCGCATTGTGCGCAGCGCAGGCTTTGCAGCACGGCGGCGGGCCGTGGCGGGGGGCAGTCGAGGGGAGTGACGGCGAACATGTCGTCAAGGGGCAGGGCCGTGAAGCGGTCGATACCCGCTTGCCGGGTCTCTCCGGGCGCGCCCATGGCGGAATCCCTGAGCACGGCGCGGAACCCCTTGCCGGACTTGCGGTCGAAGAAGTTGAAGGCGCGTTTGCCATAGTCGCGGTGGATGAAGTTGCCCTTGCCGAAGGTGCAGTCGGTCAAAAACTGGATGGCGTCCACGCCGCACATGTCGGTCTCGGCCACGGCGACCAGGTCCAGGGTGTCCAGGTCGCCGAGTTCGCGGCGGGCCAACTCCACGGCGCGGATGCCGATGGTCAGGCCGGGACAGTGGTGGCCGTGGAAGGCGATGGTGGCGTCCAGTTTCTCCTGGGGAATGGTGCCGGGCATGGGATTCTCCTTGTTCTTGGCTAGGCGGCCGGGACCACCATGGGGTGGCCCTGGATGTGGTGGATATGCACGGGCAGGCCGTAGACCTCTTCGACCACGTCGGAGGTGACCTCGCAGGCCGGGCCGGTGGAGTGGATGCGCCCGTCCTTGAGGAACAGGACCTTGTCGGCGTAGCGCAGGGCGGTGTTCAGGTCGTGCATGGTCATGATCGCGGCGATGCGGTGTTCGTCCACCACCCGGCGGAGCATGGTCAGGATGTCCACCTGGCTCTTGAGGTCCAGGCTGGAGGTGGGCTCGTCCAGGAGCATGAGGCGCGGCTCCTGGACCAGGGCGCGGGCGATGGCCACCTTTTGCAGTTCGCCGCCGGACAGGCAGTCGATGTAGCGCAGGGCGAGGCGGGTCATGTGCAGACGCTTCAGGGCGGAGTCGACCATCTTGAGGTCTTCCTCTCCCACCCGCCAGACGATGTGCGGCTTGCGGCCCATGAGCACGGCGTCGAACACGGTCAGGCGGGCGGCCTCGCTGCGCTGGGCCACGTAGCCGATGCCGAGCGCGATCTCGTGCGGGCGCATCCTGAGCACATCGCGGTCTTCGACCAGGACCTTGCCCGCGCACGGGGCGTGGATGGCGTTGATGCATTTGAGCAGGGTGGTCTTGCCCACGCCGTTGGGGCCGAGAATGGCCAGGAGTTCCCCGCCGTCCAGGTTGAACTGTACGTCGCGCAGGACCTTGGAGCCGTTGTAGGCGAAGTCGAGATCGTTGACCGAGAGGATCATCGCCGTTGCCCCCTTATGATGAGATAGATGAAGACCGGCGCGCCCATGAACGCGGTCAGGACCGAGACCGGCAGCATGTGCGGGGCCAAGACCAGCCGTGCCGCGGTGTCCGAAACGAGCAGGAGCAGGCCGCCCGCCAGGATGGAACCCGGCAGCAGGAATCGGTGGTCCGAGCCGATGATCCGGCGGACCATGTGCGGGACCACCAGGCCGACGAAGCCGATAATGCCCAGGAAGGCGATGACCACGGCGGTGAGCATGGAGGCGAGCATCATGCCGATGAGCCGGACCCGGTCCACGCGCACGCCCAGCCCCTTGGCGGTCTCGTCGCCCGCGTCGATGGCGTTGTAGTTCCAGCCGTTGGCCAGGAAGTAGAGGGAGGTGGCCGCGGTCACTCCGGCCATGACGCCCAGTTCGGTCCAGGAGGCCCGGGCCGTGTCGCCGAAGGTCCAGAAGACCATGGCCGCCAACTGTACGTCGTCGGCGAAGAATTGCAGGAACATGGTCCCGGCGGTGAACAGTGCGCCGAGCGCGACGCCGGTCAGGATCATGATCTCGGGCGAGGACCCGCGCAGCCGGGAGACTCCCACGATGACCCCGGCGGCGGCCAGGCTGAAGAGGAAGGCCACGGCTGTGGTCAGGTACGGGTTGGTGATGCTCACGGCGTCCGCGTTGGAGGAGCCCATTATCCCGCCGCCCAGGACCATGACGGACAAGGCCGCGCCGAAGGCCGCCGCGTGGGAGATGCCCAGGGTGAAGGGCGAGCCGAGCGGGTTGCGCAGGATGGACTGCATGACTGTCCCGGCCACGGCCAGCCCGGCCCCGGCCACGATGGAGGCCAGGGCCTGGGGCAGGCGGATATTCCAGACGATCACGTCGAACCGCTTGGACACGGCCCAGCCCATGAGGGTCTTGGCCACGTCCGCGATCGGGATGTTTGCTGCGCCCAGGGAGATGGAGACCACCAGGGCCAGGGCGAGCAGTCCGCCGGTCAGGCAGACCACGGCGAGCTTGACGCCGATGTATCGCCGGTATTCGGCGGGCACCTGTCCGTCGGAGAAGTGCATCTAGTTAACCGGGACGGGCTTGAAGGCCATGCCGTGGAACAGGGCGTCCATGTCCTTGAAGACCGGCTTGCCCACCAGGAAGGTATATATCTCGTCGGCCTTGGCCGCCGGGTCCACGTCCGCGAACCGGTCGGGGTAGAGGACCTTGCCGATGAAGTAGGCGTCGGCCAGGATGGAGCCGAAGTTCTGGGTGTACCAGTTGTACGGCAGCACGCCGTAGACGCGGCCCTGCTTCACGGCGTCGAGCAGGCGGTAGGCCGGGTCGGTGCGCAGCTCGAACAGCCCGCCCGCGTCGTCCCCGAGTTGCAGGGTGGCCAGGTCCAGGAAGAGCACGTCCGGGTCCCATTCGACGATCTTTTCCTTGGCGATATCGGACTGGGACAGGCTCTTGCCCGCCTTACCGGCCTCATAGGCAAGGTTGATGGCATTGACGAACTGGAACGGGGGATAGGCGGGCTCGGTGGACTGGAAGCCGTGCGGTCCGCGGAAGGCCACGCCGCCCAGGTAGACCGTGGACCGCTCCTGGCCCGGCACGCTGCCCGTGCGGCGGCTCAGGTCGGCAATGAGCCCGTCGATGTACGTGATGATCTCCTCGGCCCGCTGCTCCTTGCCCATGACCTTGGCCATGATGCGCAGGCTCTTGTACAGGACTGGCCGGGCCTTGCCCAGGTTGCCGTAGTCGAGGACCACCACCGGGATGCCGGTCTTGTCCTGAAGCTCCTGGGGATCGTAGCCCATGGACGAGGTGTAGGTCTTGAAGATGACCTGGGGCTGGGGCTCCAGGGTCAGGATCAGCTCGGGGTTGTCGTGGCCCCGGAACTCGCCGAAGATGGGCATTTTCTTGAACTGCGGGTTGGCGATGGCGTAAGGCCGGGCGTCGAACTTGCGGCGGCGGACCTCAATGTCGTCCACGGCCACGATGCGGTCCTGGGCCCCGAGATAGGTCAACAGGCGCAGGCACCCGGAGCCGGAGCAGATGACGTGCTCGACCTTGTCGGGGATGTCGTTCTCACGGCCGTTGGAGTCGGCCAGGGTGCGCGCCGATCCGGTCGCGGGCAGGGCCAGAAGGAGCAGGAGGATGGCGCAAATAATATGAAGTTTTTTCATTTGAACACCTTGCAATGCATACAAAGAAGAGATTGCAACCCGATAGTTGCTACGAATATATAAAATGTAACACTATGGTCTTCCTAAATAAAAGCGGGAAGGGCGTCAAGAGGGAAATGAAAACGGACTATTGCGGTCAGTTTTTACGGGCCCGGGGGTGAGCCACCGACGAGCGGGGTGAAGAAAAATGAAAAGGCGGCCCCTCTCACCTTGAGCGGGGCCGCCGTGTTATCGGTCGGGACGGGATCAGAACCGTTCGAAATCGGCGTCGTCGCGGCCGTCCATGTCCAGATCCATCCCGCCGGGAGCGGCTTTGCCGGATAGCTCGGGCAGGGCGGCGGGCCGCCTGGCCGCACCGTGGCACGGTCCGCGCCGGTGTTCTCGCGGATGCGTTCGGTTTACTTATTATGATTATAAATCGAAGGCCATTATTCATCGGTCACGGTTCGGTGTCGGCTCCCTTCCCCGTTTGCCCGCGCCGGACCGCTTGGCTTGGCCGGGGAAATTGCGTAACGTGCCAATCCTTATGCAGCGAAAGCAGACAAGAGTGGTAAACATCGGCGGCGTGGGCATCGGCGGGGACAACCCGGTCCGGGTCCAGTCCATGTGCAACACGGACACGCGCGACGTCGCGGCCACGGTCGGGCAGATCAACCAACTGGCCGGGGCCGGGTGCGAGATCGTGCGCCTGGCCGTGCCCGACGAGGCGGCGGCCGCCGTGCTCGCCGACATACGCGGACAGTCGCCCGTGCCGCTCATCGCGGACATCCACTTCGACCACCGCCTGGCCCTGGCCGCGTTGGACGCGGGCTTCGACGGCCTGCGCATCAACCCCGGCAACATCGGGGACGAGGCCAAGGTGGACGCCGTGGTCCGTGCTGCCGCGGCGCACAATACGCCCATCCGCATCGGGGTCAACGGCGGGTCCCTGGAAAAGGACCTGTTGAGACAATACGGCGGCCCCACGCCCGAGGCCATGGTCGAGTCCGGCCTGAGGCATGTGCGCATGCTCGAAAACCGTGGCTTCCACGACATCAAGATTTCGCTCAAGACCTCGTCCGTGCTCAAGACCGTCGCGGCCTACCGGCTCATGTCCGAGCAGGTGGATTACCCGCTGCACATCGGCATCACCGAGGCGGGCACCCTGGTGCGCGGCGCGGTCAAGTCCGCCGTCGGGCTCGGCATCCTCCTGTACGAGGGCATCGGCGACACCATGCGCGTGTCCCTGACCCACGACCCGGTGGCCGAGATCGGCGTGGCCTATGAAATACTGCGCAGTCTCGGCTTGCGGGAACGCGGCCCGGAGATTATATCCTGCCCCACCTGCGGGCGCACCGAGATCGGCCTGATCGACCTGGCCGAGCAGGTGGAAGCGGCGCTCAGGGGAGTGGAAGAGGTCTTCACCGTGGCCGTCATGGGCTGCGTGGTCAACGGGCCTGGCGAGGCGAAAGAGGCCGACATCGGCATCGCCGGGGGCCGGGACCTGGGCATCATTTTCCGCAAGGGCGAGGTGGTCCGCAAGGTTCGCGGCAACGCCAACCTGCTGCCCGAATTCATGAAAGAAATCGATAAATTCCTGGAAGAAAGGAGAACCGACTAGATGCGTCTTTCCCGCTATTACATCCCGACCCTGAAGGAGGACCCGGCCGACGCCGAGGTGGTCTCCCACAAGCTCCTGATGCGCGCGGGCATGATCCGCAAGCTGACCAGCGGCATCTACAACTACCTGCCGCTGGGCCTGCGCTCCATCAATAAGGTGGCGCAGATCG
It encodes the following:
- a CDS encoding respiratory chain complex I subunit 1 family protein, translated to METLILVIIGLVGAPLAGGLIAGLDRRVTAWFQSRQGPPIMQAFYDVAKLFGKEKMVVNQWQILCAWVYLIAAAVSVALFFAQGDLLLVFFVQAIGAVFLVMGALSAKSPYSQVGAQRELLQILAYEPILILVFVGFYMVTGSFSIHAIWAQDMPLLAKMPLLYLALGYALTIKLRKSPFDFSTSHHGHQELVKGVLTEYSGPYLGLIEMAHWYETVLVLGLCALFWHTNVGWMALLLVATYMLEILVDNTMARMTWRWMLKRVWLLGMGMSVVNLIWLYAG
- a CDS encoding NADH-quinone oxidoreductase subunit B family protein gives rise to the protein MFGSFIKKSRAKSPWIMHFDCGSCNGCDIEVLACLTPLYDVERFGIINVGNPKHADVLLVTGTVNHRNKKVLKNIYDQMPEPKAVIAIGACGNTGGIFREAYNVVGGVDKVIPVDVYVPGCPAKPEAIIDGVVAGLAKFAQKVEEAK
- a CDS encoding NADH-quinone oxidoreductase subunit C, which gives rise to MQGKVIDVTLDTVVGEVMNMKNDGQRLVTFSTYQEGDKIGILYHFDKNLETTHLRLLADMDKPIPSVSGVYFAALLVENEIRDQWNVEFDGLVLDFNRTLLLDPEVTQVPLVSNVKIEPKK
- a CDS encoding nickel-dependent hydrogenase large subunit — its product is MATTVIPFGPQHPVLPEPVHLTLKVEDEIVKEAIPALGYVHRGLEKLADIRDFHQMINVCERVCGICSMIHGTCYSESIEELMGIEVTDRAKLLRVIWSELHRSHSHLLWLGLFADAFGFESLFMQFWKVRERIMDINEATTGSRVIVSVNVIGGVRADLSPEQIRWILSEIEIVEKEVKAIQDTIMNDYTVKSRTVGVGVMTKEQAWELGAAGPTLRGSGVAQDMRQQGYGGYSFLDFEPVVETAGDCWARSTVRFREVLQSIDLVRQAIAKLPEGELAVKIKGNPPEGEVYHRVEQPRGECVYYIRGNGTKNLDRLRIRTPTFANIPPLLAMLPECELADVPVIVLSIDPCISCTER
- a CDS encoding 4Fe-4S binding protein — encoded protein: MQFTPTVIKNLLKKPATRKYPYEVREPFPMYRGELVIDIDRCIFCGMCSRKCPSQCITVDKAAGTWQCDPHACVYCGLCRDHCPTKCLSMKDVHRKPVTEKVTWIEHGNPPKPKVKAAPKAEAKAEAKPGKKADKKDGK
- a CDS encoding FmdE family protein, whose product is MPGTIPQEKLDATIAFHGHHCPGLTIGIRAVELARRELGDLDTLDLVAVAETDMCGVDAIQFLTDCTFGKGNFIHRDYGKRAFNFFDRKSGKGFRAVLRDSAMGAPGETRQAGIDRFTALPLDDMFAVTPLDCPPPRPAAVLQSLRCAQCGEMTMESRTRRFAGKTYCIPCFTDIDQKL
- a CDS encoding ABC transporter ATP-binding protein; translated protein: MILSVNDLDFAYNGSKVLRDVQFNLDGGELLAILGPNGVGKTTLLKCINAIHAPCAGKVLVEDRDVLRMRPHEIALGIGYVAQRSEAARLTVFDAVLMGRKPHIVWRVGEEDLKMVDSALKRLHMTRLALRYIDCLSGGELQKVAIARALVQEPRLMLLDEPTSSLDLKSQVDILTMLRRVVDEHRIAAIMTMHDLNTALRYADKVLFLKDGRIHSTGPACEVTSDVVEEVYGLPVHIHHIQGHPMVVPAA
- a CDS encoding FecCD family ABC transporter permease → MHFSDGQVPAEYRRYIGVKLAVVCLTGGLLALALVVSISLGAANIPIADVAKTLMGWAVSKRFDVIVWNIRLPQALASIVAGAGLAVAGTVMQSILRNPLGSPFTLGISHAAAFGAALSVMVLGGGIMGSSNADAVSITNPYLTTAVAFLFSLAAAGVIVGVSRLRGSSPEIMILTGVALGALFTAGTMFLQFFADDVQLAAMVFWTFGDTARASWTELGVMAGVTAATSLYFLANGWNYNAIDAGDETAKGLGVRVDRVRLIGMMLASMLTAVVIAFLGIIGFVGLVVPHMVRRIIGSDHRFLLPGSILAGGLLLLVSDTAARLVLAPHMLPVSVLTAFMGAPVFIYLIIRGQRR
- a CDS encoding iron ABC transporter substrate-binding protein; translated protein: MKKLHIICAILLLLLALPATGSARTLADSNGRENDIPDKVEHVICSGSGCLRLLTYLGAQDRIVAVDDIEVRRRKFDARPYAIANPQFKKMPIFGEFRGHDNPELILTLEPQPQVIFKTYTSSMGYDPQELQDKTGIPVVVLDYGNLGKARPVLYKSLRIMAKVMGKEQRAEEIITYIDGLIADLSRRTGSVPGQERSTVYLGGVAFRGPHGFQSTEPAYPPFQFVNAINLAYEAGKAGKSLSQSDIAKEKIVEWDPDVLFLDLATLQLGDDAGGLFELRTDPAYRLLDAVKQGRVYGVLPYNWYTQNFGSILADAYFIGKVLYPDRFADVDPAAKADEIYTFLVGKPVFKDMDALFHGMAFKPVPVN
- the ispG gene encoding flavodoxin-dependent (E)-4-hydroxy-3-methylbut-2-enyl-diphosphate synthase yields the protein MQRKQTRVVNIGGVGIGGDNPVRVQSMCNTDTRDVAATVGQINQLAGAGCEIVRLAVPDEAAAAVLADIRGQSPVPLIADIHFDHRLALAALDAGFDGLRINPGNIGDEAKVDAVVRAAAAHNTPIRIGVNGGSLEKDLLRQYGGPTPEAMVESGLRHVRMLENRGFHDIKISLKTSSVLKTVAAYRLMSEQVDYPLHIGITEAGTLVRGAVKSAVGLGILLYEGIGDTMRVSLTHDPVAEIGVAYEILRSLGLRERGPEIISCPTCGRTEIGLIDLAEQVEAALRGVEEVFTVAVMGCVVNGPGEAKEADIGIAGGRDLGIIFRKGEVVRKVRGNANLLPEFMKEIDKFLEERRTD